The proteins below come from a single Lepeophtheirus salmonis chromosome 4, UVic_Lsal_1.4, whole genome shotgun sequence genomic window:
- the LOC121115769 gene encoding segmentation protein Runt yields MTADIIVPDHMLQEFLGDQGELVQTGSPCILCSPLPNHWRSNKSLPVAFKVFSFQEVIDGTLVTIRAGNDDNYCGELRNHTAVMKNQVAKFSDLRFVGRSGRGKSFTVSITINSMPHLVATYNKAIKVTVDGPREPRTKSRMFPGVFGPLFAQTHSHQWINDPYLSHWEHLLRSPPHHLSALFKPSPLDGTHPLFLRQHLLNNAVAAAASSSSASSATGTATPSSPLQPDTQTSAFRQVKPIVKKIDPPCQSEKKDKKHVWRPY; encoded by the coding sequence ATGACGGCAGATATTATAGTGCCGGATCATATGTTGCAGGAATTTTTAGGCGATCAAGGAGAGTTGGTACAGACGGGATCCCCCTGTATCCTCTGCTCCCCTCTCCCCAACCATTGGCGCTCTAACAAGTCCTTACCAGTGGCGTTTAAAGTATTTTCCTTCCAAGAGGTGATTGATGGGACCCTTGTGACAATCCGTGCTGGAAATGACGATAATTATTGTGGAGAACTGCGTAATCACACGGCTGTGATGAAGAATCAAGTTGCTAAGTTTTCGGATCTCCGATTTGTGGGTCGATCCGGACGAGGAAAGAGCTTTACTGTCAGCATTACTATTAATAGTATGCCTCACCTCGTTGCTACCTATAATAAGGCCATTAAGGTTACAGTGGATGGCCCTAGAGAGCCTAGAACAAAATCCAGAATGTTCCCTGGTGTTTTTGGACCATTATTCGCACAAACACATTCCCATCAATGGATCAATGATCCCTATTTATCCCATTGGGAGCACTTGCTTCGCTCTCCGCCTCATCATCTCTCAGCACTCTTTAAACCTTCACCTCTTGATGGGACACATCCCCTATTCCTAAGGCAACATTTACTCAATAATGCAGTTGCTGCCGCTGCTTCATCCTCCTCGGCATCCTCAGCTACAGGGACAGCAACTCCCTCGTCGCCACTACAACCAGATACGCAAACCTCAGCCTTTCGACAAGTCAAACCTATCGTTAAGAAAATAGATCCCCCATGTCAAAgtgaaaaaaaggataaaaaacacGTTTGGCGGCCCTATTAA